The DNA window GGTAGAGCACGGACGATTCCGCCATGTCCTCGACGGCCGCGTTCGCCGTCACGATGTCGGCGAACCCCGCATTCTCAAGCTGGCGCTGCACCTGTGCCGCCGCTCCCTCGCGACCCCAGGCGTTGACGACGGCGATCCGGCCTGCGGAGTCGGGCATGACGTCCTCGCGCTCGATCGGCAGGGCGGTGGGCGGCTCGGACAGCACGCGCAGGACGCTTGCTATGCCGAGGCCGATGATCGTCGCCAGCACGGCGAATACGATGAGCGATCCTATGAGCAACGGCTTGTTCTGGCGCGGCACGGCCATGGCGTCCTCCTGTGCGCGATGGGTGTTTTGCCAGTGTAGCATCCCTTTGCCTTCAAAGCGCGCGAAGCGACCCCCATCGTTTTTCGTTGCACGCGAATCCGGCCGTTCGCGGCCGGGGTGCCGCCCGCACCTCAGGCTTTCGCTTCGGCTTCCCTGGTCAGGCGTTTGCGCAGGCCGGGGGTTACGGGGAACTCGAAGGCGCGCTTCGTGCGCACGCAGCCGAGGAACCCCAGGTCGGCCAGCTTCATGAGGTCGGCGCGCGCCGTGGCGTAGGCAACGCGGTGCGTCTTCTGGTGCGACTCGATCTTGAAGACGGCGTCGGGGTCGCTCAGGGCCGTCTGCAGCACGCGGCGCTGGCGGTGGTTGAG is part of the Arabiibacter massiliensis genome and encodes:
- a CDS encoding LytR C-terminal domain-containing protein, with protein sequence MLHWQNTHRAQEDAMAVPRQNKPLLIGSLIVFAVLATIIGLGIASVLRVLSEPPTALPIEREDVMPDSAGRIAVVNAWGREGAAAQVQRQLENAGFADIVTANAAVEDMAESSVLYRSEEHRAEAEDIAEALGIQKVEQLVEGSSWGREHEIVVVIGQDRFGTVS